One Pseudomonas sp. C27(2019) DNA window includes the following coding sequences:
- a CDS encoding cold-shock protein, with protein MSNRQTGVVKWFNDEKGFGFITPQSGDDLFVHFRAIQSDGFKSLKEGQTVSFVAARGQKGMQAEEVQVVS; from the coding sequence ATGTCTAATCGCCAAACTGGTGTAGTTAAATGGTTTAACGATGAAAAAGGCTTCGGCTTCATCACTCCACAATCAGGTGACGATCTTTTCGTTCACTTCCGCGCTATCCAAAGCGACGGTTTCAAAAGCCTGAAAGAAGGCCAGACTGTATCTTTCGTAGCTGCTCGCGGCCAGAAAGGTATGCAAGCTGAAGAAGTACAAGTTGTTTCTTAA
- a CDS encoding ABC transporter substrate-binding protein, which produces MTTLSKKALLTLSALTLSMSASFGALADTVKSVAVTAIVEHPALDSVRDGVLDALNEAGYSEGKNLKWQYQSAQGNTGTAAQIARKFIGDQPDAIVAIATPSAQAAVAGTKRIPIVFSAVTDPVEGQLTPSWEASGTNVTGVSDVLELSKQMELVKQVVPNATRIGMVFNPGEANSVAVVTALKEILPQYNLTLVEAAAPRSVDVGTAARSLVGKVDVIYTNTDNNVVSAYEALVKVGNDMKIPLIASDTDSVKRGAIAALGVNYRDLGQQTGRIVVRILEGENPGDIKPQTSENVQLFVNLAAAEKQGVTLSQALIDNAAEVIR; this is translated from the coding sequence ATGACTACGTTATCAAAAAAAGCGTTGCTCACTCTCAGTGCACTAACCCTTTCGATGAGCGCTTCATTTGGCGCCTTGGCAGACACTGTCAAATCTGTTGCGGTCACTGCAATTGTTGAACACCCTGCTCTCGATTCAGTACGCGACGGTGTGCTGGACGCGTTAAACGAAGCCGGCTACAGCGAAGGTAAAAACCTTAAATGGCAATACCAAAGCGCACAAGGCAACACCGGTACTGCGGCGCAAATCGCACGTAAATTTATTGGTGACCAGCCTGATGCTATCGTTGCGATTGCCACGCCATCGGCACAAGCCGCTGTCGCAGGAACTAAGCGCATCCCAATTGTTTTCTCAGCTGTGACTGACCCTGTAGAAGGCCAATTAACGCCAAGCTGGGAAGCCAGCGGCACTAATGTGACTGGCGTGTCTGACGTTCTCGAGCTGAGCAAGCAAATGGAACTGGTTAAGCAAGTCGTGCCCAATGCTACACGTATCGGTATGGTATTTAACCCAGGCGAAGCCAACTCGGTTGCTGTGGTTACTGCCTTGAAAGAAATTTTACCGCAATACAACCTGACCTTGGTTGAAGCCGCCGCACCACGTTCTGTTGACGTAGGCACTGCAGCGCGCAGCTTAGTGGGCAAAGTTGATGTGATTTACACCAACACGGATAACAACGTGGTATCTGCCTACGAGGCTTTGGTGAAAGTCGGTAACGACATGAAAATTCCATTGATCGCTTCTGACACTGATAGCGTAAAGCGTGGCGCAATTGCGGCGCTGGGCGTAAATTACCGCGACTTGGGCCAACAAACGGGTCGTATTGTGGTACGTATCTTAGAGGGTGAGAATCCTGGCGATATCAAGCCGCAAACCAGTGAAAATGTTCAGTTGTTTGTCAATCTAGCAGCTGCTGAAAAGCAAGGTGTGACTTTGTCACAGGCGTTGATTGATAACGCAGCTGAAGTCATTCGCTAA
- a CDS encoding SLC13 family permease yields MNLQLGWVLLLLLFAVALFVRNKPRMDVVALLMIVALPLTGVLSVQETLAGFSDPSVVVIAALFVIGEGLVRTGIAYQLGERLMHRAGSSETRLIVLLMLTVAGLGSVMSSTGVVAIFIPVVLSIAARLKISPSRLMMPLSFAGLISGMLTLVATPPNMIVHSELVRAGYAGFSFFTFAPIGLTVLVLGIFYMLATRRWLASADSKKTAGEARHNIADLVREYRLAGRERRLRVRPNSTLVGQTLNELQLRQQYGINVIAVERQRRFRISLLGATGSTELLSGDVLLVDLVSPTIDLLNSYYELGVEPVTMQSSYFSDHQRELGMAEVMLPPDSRLAGKTIQELGFRSHRKLNVMGLRRNQQALDGLLVDEKLKAGDTLLVAGNWKHIRNLQGHSRDFLVLSLPAEVDDVAPALSQAPHALFSLAVMIILMVTGIVPNVLAVLIGCLLMGAFRCIDMDSAYRSIHWQSIVLIVGMLPFALALQKTGGIDLAVNGLLGLFGNAGPRMILAILFVATAVIGLFISNTATAVLMAPVAIASAQAMQASAAPFAMIVALAASAAFMTPISSPVNTLILGPGQYCFSDFVRIGVPFTVLVMLTSVILVPILFPL; encoded by the coding sequence ATGAACCTGCAATTGGGCTGGGTGCTGCTGCTTCTGCTGTTTGCCGTAGCCTTATTTGTGCGCAATAAACCGCGCATGGATGTTGTCGCTTTGCTGATGATTGTCGCCCTGCCGCTGACCGGTGTGCTTAGCGTACAAGAAACCCTAGCCGGCTTTAGTGATCCCAGCGTGGTGGTGATCGCGGCACTCTTTGTCATTGGTGAGGGTTTGGTACGTACTGGAATTGCCTATCAACTGGGTGAGCGCCTGATGCACCGCGCTGGCAGCAGTGAAACCCGCCTGATTGTCCTGCTGATGCTCACTGTTGCTGGGCTTGGCTCAGTGATGAGTTCTACTGGCGTAGTGGCTATCTTCATTCCCGTGGTATTAAGCATTGCCGCACGTCTAAAGATTTCACCCAGCCGTTTAATGATGCCACTCAGTTTTGCTGGCTTAATCAGCGGCATGCTCACTCTAGTCGCCACCCCGCCCAACATGATCGTGCACAGTGAGTTGGTGCGTGCAGGTTATGCCGGCTTTAGTTTTTTTACTTTTGCTCCGATTGGTTTAACTGTTTTAGTGCTGGGCATTTTCTATATGTTGGCCACCCGTCGCTGGCTGGCGAGCGCGGATAGCAAAAAAACAGCCGGCGAGGCGCGTCACAACATTGCTGATCTGGTTCGAGAGTATCGGCTTGCAGGTCGTGAGAGGCGTCTGCGGGTTCGCCCCAACTCAACGCTAGTAGGCCAAACTTTAAACGAACTACAATTGCGCCAGCAGTACGGCATTAATGTGATTGCCGTAGAACGCCAGCGACGCTTTCGTATCTCATTATTGGGCGCAACCGGCAGCACCGAGCTACTCAGCGGTGATGTGCTACTGGTTGATTTAGTCAGCCCCACCATTGACCTGCTCAACTCCTATTATGAGCTGGGCGTTGAACCGGTCACAATGCAAAGCAGTTATTTTAGTGATCACCAGCGCGAGCTCGGCATGGCCGAAGTGATGCTGCCCCCAGACTCGCGCCTCGCAGGCAAGACCATCCAGGAGCTGGGTTTTCGCAGCCACCGCAAGCTTAATGTGATGGGTCTGCGCCGCAACCAGCAAGCACTAGACGGGTTGCTGGTGGATGAAAAGCTCAAAGCCGGTGACACCTTGCTGGTGGCTGGTAACTGGAAGCACATTCGTAACCTACAAGGTCACAGTCGAGATTTTCTGGTATTGAGTTTGCCTGCAGAAGTGGATGATGTGGCGCCCGCCCTAAGCCAAGCGCCACATGCTTTATTTAGTCTCGCGGTGATGATTATCTTGATGGTAACGGGTATCGTGCCTAACGTTTTAGCAGTGCTTATTGGCTGTTTGCTGATGGGTGCTTTTCGTTGCATTGATATGGATAGCGCCTACCGTTCAATTCATTGGCAGAGCATTGTGTTAATTGTCGGCATGCTGCCTTTTGCTCTTGCTTTGCAAAAAACCGGCGGTATTGACTTAGCAGTCAACGGTTTACTCGGTTTATTTGGCAATGCTGGGCCACGTATGATCTTAGCGATTCTTTTCGTAGCCACCGCAGTCATAGGCCTGTTTATCTCTAACACCGCCACCGCTGTGTTAATGGCCCCTGTCGCCATTGCCAGCGCACAAGCAATGCAGGCGTCTGCGGCCCCTTTTGCGATGATCGTCGCTTTAGCAGCCTCAGCCGCCTTTATGACACCCATCTCCTCGCCGGTAAACACGTTGATCCTCGGCCCCGGTCAATACTGTTTCAGTGATTTTGTACGTATTGGTGTGCCTTTCACCGTTCTGGTGATGCTCACTAGCGTTATCCTTGTGCCTATACTGTTTCCGCTTTAA
- the dcd gene encoding dCTP deaminase, with product MSIKPDKWIRRMAQEHGMIEPFVERQVRTEGEERLISYGVSSYGYDVRCADEFKVFTNLHSVTVDPKNFDEKSFVDVKGPVCIIPPNSFALARTVEFFRIPRNVLTICLGKSTYARCGIIVNVTPLEPEWEGHVTLEFSNTTTLPAKIYANEGVAQMLFFESDEECEVSYKDRDGKYQGQRGVTLPRA from the coding sequence ATGAGCATAAAACCTGATAAGTGGATTCGCCGTATGGCGCAAGAGCACGGCATGATTGAGCCTTTTGTCGAGCGCCAAGTGCGTACGGAGGGCGAGGAGCGTCTGATTTCGTATGGTGTTTCTAGTTATGGTTATGATGTGCGTTGTGCTGATGAGTTCAAGGTGTTTACCAATTTGCACTCGGTGACGGTTGATCCTAAAAACTTTGATGAAAAGAGTTTTGTCGATGTGAAGGGGCCGGTGTGTATTATTCCGCCGAACTCTTTTGCGCTGGCGCGTACGGTGGAGTTTTTCCGGATTCCACGTAATGTGTTAACGATTTGCTTGGGTAAAAGTACCTATGCACGCTGTGGAATCATCGTCAACGTGACGCCGCTTGAGCCAGAGTGGGAAGGTCATGTGACGCTTGAGTTTTCTAATACCACAACCTTGCCGGCGAAAATTTACGCCAATGAAGGTGTGGCGCAGATGTTGTTCTTTGAGTCAGATGAAGAATGTGAAGTGTCATATAAGGATCGTGATGGTAAGTATCAAGGCCAGCGTGGGGTGACGTTACCGCGGGCTTAA
- the pgsA gene encoding CDP-diacylglycerol--glycerol-3-phosphate 3-phosphatidyltransferase, protein MNIPNIITVMRVALIPVFIVLFWLPFSWSYWAASAVFAFASLTDWLDGYLARRLNQSTPFGAFLDPVADKLIVAVALVLLVAEHNNIWLTLPAIIIICREIMVSALREWMAEIGERAQVAVSSIGKWKTAAQMVALIILLANPPAFNGWVIGGYILLTLSAVLTLWSMVQYLLAAKPHLHTNQTDD, encoded by the coding sequence ATGAACATTCCAAATATTATAACTGTCATGCGCGTCGCGCTTATCCCCGTGTTTATTGTCTTGTTTTGGCTGCCATTTTCTTGGAGTTATTGGGCAGCCAGCGCGGTATTTGCTTTCGCCAGCTTAACGGATTGGCTTGATGGTTATTTAGCCAGACGTCTCAACCAAAGCACGCCTTTTGGTGCGTTTCTTGACCCAGTCGCCGACAAACTGATAGTCGCGGTGGCCTTAGTCTTGCTGGTAGCTGAGCACAACAATATATGGCTCACTCTGCCGGCCATTATTATTATCTGTCGCGAAATTATGGTATCAGCCTTACGTGAATGGATGGCTGAGATCGGTGAGCGCGCACAAGTTGCAGTGTCTAGTATTGGCAAATGGAAAACTGCAGCGCAAATGGTCGCGTTAATTATTTTATTGGCAAACCCGCCGGCGTTTAATGGCTGGGTTATCGGCGGCTATATTTTATTAACCCTTTCTGCAGTACTCACACTGTGGTCAATGGTCCAATACCTACTGGCAGCAAAACCTCATTTACATACCAATCAAACAGATGATTAA
- the uvrC gene encoding excinuclease ABC subunit UvrC: MTTPLFDASAFLRSCTQHPGVYRMFSAEQQLLYIGKAKNLKNRLSSYFKSTINAPKTAALVAKIASIELTVTANETEALLLEQTLIKQWRPPYNILLRDDKSYPYVLLSDNSFPRLGMHRGSKKHNGRYFGPYPSAGAIKESLSVLQKAFKVRQCEDSFYNNRSRPCLQYQIKRCKAPCVGLVEHDEYAEDVRHSVMFLEGRSNALTDELTQSMEQAAQALDFEKAASIRDQIALLRRVQDQQSMEGGHGNVDIIAANVSPGGASVHVISVRDGRVLGSNNFFPQVAIEEDSADVLAAFTAQYYLSHKDRDFPDELIVTSEHSDWPAIAAAIAQQCGKNINIRYRVRGTRARWQQLAMTNAEQALLARLANRTQMTARFTALAKALDLAEAPEHLECFDISHSSGEATVASCVVFGPEGPRKSDYRTYNIEGVTAGDDYAAMRQVLHRRLSSALENNGKLPDVLLVDGGKGQLNMAREVFAELNISQILLLGVAKGVTRKAGFETLYINDTATELNLPEHSPALHLIQQIRDEAHRFAITGHRARRGKTRRTSVLEGIAGVGPKRRRELLKYFGGLQELSRASVEEIAKTPGISKTLAESIYSALHNA; encoded by the coding sequence ATGACCACTCCACTCTTTGATGCCTCAGCCTTTTTGCGTTCATGCACCCAGCATCCAGGGGTGTATCGGATGTTTTCCGCTGAGCAACAATTGCTTTATATTGGCAAAGCTAAAAACCTTAAGAACAGGCTCAGTAGCTATTTTAAAAGCACGATCAACGCACCAAAAACAGCAGCTTTGGTTGCAAAAATCGCCAGCATTGAGCTGACCGTCACTGCCAACGAAACTGAAGCTCTGTTGCTTGAACAAACACTGATTAAGCAATGGCGTCCACCTTACAATATTTTGTTGCGTGACGACAAAAGCTATCCCTATGTGCTGCTCTCAGACAACAGCTTCCCACGCTTAGGCATGCATCGCGGCAGCAAGAAACACAATGGCCGCTATTTCGGCCCCTACCCTAGCGCAGGCGCCATTAAAGAAAGCCTGAGCGTGCTACAAAAAGCTTTTAAAGTGCGCCAGTGCGAAGACAGCTTTTATAACAACCGCAGCCGACCCTGCTTGCAATATCAAATCAAACGTTGCAAAGCGCCTTGCGTTGGCTTGGTTGAGCATGATGAGTACGCAGAAGATGTGCGCCACTCGGTGATGTTTTTAGAAGGCCGTAGCAATGCATTAACCGATGAACTGACGCAAAGCATGGAGCAAGCAGCGCAAGCCTTAGATTTTGAAAAAGCAGCCTCTATTCGCGATCAAATTGCTTTATTACGCCGCGTCCAAGACCAACAAAGCATGGAAGGTGGGCACGGTAATGTTGATATCATTGCTGCCAACGTCAGCCCTGGTGGCGCTAGCGTGCATGTCATCAGCGTGCGTGATGGGCGCGTGCTCGGCAGTAATAATTTTTTCCCGCAGGTGGCCATCGAAGAAGATAGCGCCGATGTCTTAGCAGCTTTTACTGCACAATATTATTTAAGCCACAAGGATCGCGACTTTCCTGACGAACTGATCGTCACCAGCGAGCACTCTGACTGGCCAGCTATCGCCGCAGCCATTGCCCAACAATGCGGCAAAAACATCAACATTCGCTACCGTGTACGCGGCACTCGCGCCCGCTGGCAGCAATTAGCCATGACCAACGCCGAGCAAGCACTGCTGGCACGCTTAGCCAATCGCACACAAATGACCGCACGCTTTACTGCTTTAGCCAAAGCACTGGACCTAGCTGAAGCACCAGAACACCTTGAATGTTTTGATATCAGCCACTCCAGCGGCGAGGCAACAGTGGCCTCCTGTGTAGTATTTGGTCCAGAAGGTCCGCGTAAATCAGACTACCGCACCTATAATATTGAAGGTGTCACCGCCGGTGATGACTACGCTGCAATGCGCCAAGTCCTGCACCGCCGCCTCAGCAGCGCACTGGAAAACAATGGCAAACTACCCGACGTTCTTTTAGTCGATGGCGGCAAGGGGCAGCTCAATATGGCGCGCGAAGTGTTTGCAGAACTAAACATAAGCCAAATTTTATTGCTTGGCGTTGCTAAAGGCGTCACCCGCAAGGCGGGCTTTGAAACCCTGTACATCAATGACACTGCCACCGAGCTGAATCTACCTGAGCACTCGCCTGCCCTGCATTTAATTCAACAAATCCGTGATGAGGCGCACCGTTTTGCTATTACAGGTCACCGTGCTCGGCGTGGCAAAACTCGGCGCACTTCAGTTCTCGAAGGTATAGCAGGGGTCGGCCCCAAACGTCGCCGTGAACTGCTAAAATACTTCGGCGGACTGCAAGAATTATCACGCGCCAGTGTAGAAGAAATCGCTAAAACACCCGGAATCAGCAAAACTCTGGCCGAGTCCATATATAGTGCGCTCCACAATGCGTAA
- a CDS encoding ABC transporter permease yields the protein MSLFSMFGALEIGLIFSLVALGVFISFRLLRFPDLTVDGSFPLGGAVGALCISNGMDPFLATALAALAGAGAGIITAILNVHLKIMDLLASILMMIALYSINLRIMGKPNIPLIMEPTLFTILEPSWLVDYIARPAILVLIVLFAKLALDAYFSTRQGLAIRATGSNPRMARAQGVNTGAMIILGMAISNGLVGLAGALFAQSQGGADISMGIGTIVIGLAAVIVGESILPSRKLFLVTLAVILGAIVYRFFIALALNSDFIGLEAQDLNLVTALLVTFALVIPLIKQRFSRRKRV from the coding sequence ATGTCCCTGTTTTCAATGTTTGGTGCGCTTGAGATCGGTTTGATCTTTAGTTTAGTGGCACTCGGGGTGTTTATCTCCTTCCGCTTGTTACGTTTTCCTGATCTCACTGTTGATGGCAGCTTCCCTTTGGGTGGCGCGGTTGGCGCTTTATGTATTTCTAATGGTATGGACCCTTTTCTTGCCACGGCATTAGCTGCGTTAGCCGGTGCCGGCGCTGGGATCATCACTGCTATTTTAAATGTGCATTTAAAAATCATGGATCTGCTGGCCAGCATCTTGATGATGATTGCCCTGTATTCCATCAATCTGCGCATTATGGGCAAGCCCAATATTCCATTAATTATGGAGCCAACCCTCTTCACCATACTCGAGCCGAGCTGGCTGGTTGACTACATTGCTCGCCCTGCTATTTTAGTTCTGATCGTGTTGTTCGCTAAATTAGCGCTAGATGCCTATTTCTCTACCCGCCAAGGCTTGGCCATTCGCGCCACGGGTTCTAACCCCCGTATGGCTCGCGCACAAGGCGTGAATACCGGCGCAATGATTATTTTGGGTATGGCTATCTCAAACGGCTTAGTTGGTTTAGCCGGCGCGCTGTTTGCGCAAAGCCAAGGCGGTGCCGATATTTCCATGGGCATCGGTACCATTGTGATTGGCTTAGCGGCGGTGATTGTTGGCGAAAGTATTCTGCCATCGCGCAAACTGTTCTTAGTCACTCTGGCTGTTATTTTAGGTGCGATTGTTTACCGCTTCTTTATTGCTCTAGCCCTCAACAGCGACTTTATCGGCCTAGAAGCGCAAGATCTCAACCTAGTCACTGCGCTTTTAGTCACCTTTGCCTTGGTGATTCCACTGATCAAACAGCGTTTCTCACGCCGCAAGAGGGTTTAA
- the rnd gene encoding ribonuclease D: MTIQMNWISNDAELAERCKYWNTLAFIALDTEFIRVDTFYPIAGLLQVSDGEGTYLLDPLLISNWQPLAQVLRNQKVVKVLHACGEDLEVFSRLIGVLPKPMFDTQVAAGYLNIGFSMGYSRLVQHVLNIELPKGETRSDWLQRPLSELQVLYAAQDTEYLVDVYRALEEQLTEQKYAWVLEDGAFLVADYTEETDPFDLWRGIKQAWKLAPQQLAALRELAAWREQQARLRDVPRNRIVRESTLWALAHEQPADMTHLAELEDMHPRILRKEGATLLGIIKKVKALPESAWPAALPEPLPIEASKVLKRLRKVGFEMGHELDIAPELMLRKKKLEALLRTGYPSGPYSLPESLRGWRRELMGDALLACLEDVQ; the protein is encoded by the coding sequence GTGACTATACAGATGAATTGGATCAGCAACGATGCTGAGTTAGCAGAGCGCTGTAAGTACTGGAATACACTAGCATTTATTGCGTTAGATACTGAATTTATTCGTGTTGATACCTTCTACCCGATTGCTGGGTTGTTGCAAGTGAGTGATGGTGAAGGCACCTATTTACTTGATCCGTTATTGATTTCTAATTGGCAGCCTTTAGCGCAGGTTCTTCGTAATCAAAAGGTCGTGAAGGTATTGCATGCCTGTGGTGAAGATCTTGAGGTATTTTCGCGTTTAATCGGCGTGCTGCCTAAGCCGATGTTTGATACTCAGGTGGCAGCAGGTTATTTAAATATTGGTTTTTCTATGGGCTACTCGCGTTTGGTGCAGCATGTATTGAATATTGAGCTGCCTAAAGGGGAGACGCGTTCGGATTGGTTGCAACGTCCGTTAAGTGAGTTGCAGGTACTTTACGCAGCGCAAGATACTGAGTACTTGGTTGATGTGTATCGTGCTTTAGAAGAGCAGTTGACTGAACAAAAGTATGCGTGGGTGCTTGAGGATGGTGCGTTTTTAGTAGCCGATTATACTGAAGAGACTGACCCTTTTGATCTTTGGCGTGGCATTAAGCAGGCGTGGAAGTTGGCGCCGCAACAATTAGCGGCTTTGCGGGAGTTGGCCGCATGGCGTGAGCAGCAAGCACGCTTGCGTGATGTGCCGCGTAATCGAATTGTTAGAGAAAGTACGCTGTGGGCATTGGCGCATGAGCAGCCAGCAGATATGACGCATTTGGCTGAGCTTGAAGATATGCATCCACGAATTTTGCGTAAAGAGGGTGCAACTTTATTAGGCATTATTAAGAAGGTTAAAGCCCTGCCTGAATCAGCTTGGCCGGCCGCGTTGCCTGAGCCTCTGCCAATTGAGGCAAGCAAAGTGTTAAAGCGTTTGCGTAAGGTGGGTTTTGAAATGGGGCATGAGCTGGATATTGCACCTGAATTGATGTTGCGCAAAAAGAAACTAGAAGCGTTGTTGCGTACTGGGTATCCATCGGGGCCTTATTCTTTGCCAGAGAGTTTGCGAGGGTGGCGGCGTGAGTTGATGGGTGATGCATTGTTGGCGTGCTTAGAGGATGTACAGTGA
- a CDS encoding response regulator produces the protein MIKLLLVDDHDLVRTAIARMLGDISDLHVVGQASSGEQAYNMVGELSPHVVVMDIRMPGIGGLEATRKIKQRFPEVNILALSACEDEPFPTRLLQAGASGYLTKGACIDETVQAIRQIAAGKHYLSPSIAQQMALKSFDINQQSCPFEQLSKREMQISLMIASGQKTQLISDLLCVSPKTVNTYRYRIFEKLNIENDVELALLAVRHNLVENSTI, from the coding sequence TTGATCAAACTGTTACTGGTTGATGACCATGATTTAGTGCGTACCGCTATTGCTCGGATGCTCGGCGACATCAGTGATTTGCATGTTGTAGGGCAAGCCAGCAGTGGCGAACAAGCCTATAACATGGTCGGTGAGCTGAGCCCTCATGTGGTTGTGATGGATATTCGTATGCCAGGTATCGGTGGATTAGAAGCAACCCGCAAAATCAAACAACGTTTTCCCGAGGTAAACATTCTGGCCTTATCTGCATGCGAAGATGAGCCTTTCCCCACCCGTTTATTACAAGCTGGAGCCAGCGGTTACTTGACTAAAGGCGCTTGCATTGATGAAACAGTACAAGCGATTCGCCAGATTGCCGCCGGAAAACATTACCTAAGCCCAAGCATAGCTCAGCAGATGGCACTAAAATCTTTCGATATCAATCAGCAAAGCTGCCCATTTGAGCAGTTATCTAAACGAGAAATGCAAATTTCTTTAATGATTGCTAGCGGACAGAAAACCCAACTGATATCTGACCTGCTATGTGTCTCACCGAAAACAGTCAATACTTACCGCTACCGTATTTTTGAAAAACTAAATATTGAAAACGATGTTGAACTAGCCTTGCTCGCCGTGCGCCATAACCTTGTTGAAAACTCAACGATATAA
- a CDS encoding YcgL domain-containing protein, with product MKRICSVYHSSKKAGMYLYVLRADALKRVPAPLLELFGTPKRAFDLVLTPERRLVREDISQVLSNLDSQGYHLQLPPPEDEYIVHWPEELLRRNDPV from the coding sequence GTGAAACGAATTTGTTCGGTTTATCATAGTTCTAAAAAAGCAGGCATGTATCTGTACGTGTTGCGTGCAGATGCGCTAAAACGTGTGCCAGCCCCTTTGCTTGAGCTGTTCGGAACGCCTAAGCGTGCATTTGATTTGGTGCTGACGCCTGAGCGTAGATTGGTTCGTGAAGATATTAGCCAAGTGCTGAGTAACCTTGATTCGCAAGGCTATCACTTGCAGCTGCCACCGCCGGAGGATGAGTATATTGTGCATTGGCCGGAAGAATTGTTGCGGCGTAATGATCCAGTGTGA
- a CDS encoding ABC transporter ATP-binding protein produces the protein MLKANDLHITFNPDTPIETRALCGMSLQIPSGQFVTVIGTNGAGKSTFLNAISGDLSVDSGSILIDDNDVTELPVWERAKQVARVFQDPMAGTCEDLTIEENMSLAEQRGQRRGLSRAIKVSLREEFREHLATLGLGLENRLHDRIGLLSGGQRQAVSLLMAALRPSQILLLDEHTAALDPRTADFVLQLTQRIVKEKQLTTMMVTHSMRQALDVGDRTIMLHQGQVVLDVSGDKRKGLDVPDLLAMFEQVRGEKLADDALLLS, from the coding sequence ATGCTTAAAGCAAATGATTTACACATCACCTTTAACCCTGACACACCAATTGAAACACGTGCACTGTGTGGAATGTCACTGCAAATCCCGTCTGGACAATTTGTTACGGTCATTGGCACCAATGGCGCGGGTAAATCGACTTTCTTAAATGCGATTTCAGGTGATTTAAGCGTCGATAGCGGCTCTATTTTAATTGATGACAACGATGTTACCGAACTGCCGGTATGGGAGCGCGCCAAGCAAGTCGCACGGGTTTTTCAAGACCCTATGGCCGGTACCTGTGAAGACTTAACCATCGAAGAAAATATGTCATTGGCCGAACAGCGCGGACAACGCCGCGGGCTCAGCCGTGCAATTAAAGTGTCTTTGCGCGAGGAGTTTCGAGAGCATTTAGCCACTTTAGGTTTAGGTCTAGAAAACCGCTTACATGACCGCATTGGTTTATTGTCCGGCGGTCAACGCCAAGCAGTAAGTCTGCTAATGGCAGCACTGCGTCCATCACAAATTCTGCTCCTTGATGAGCACACTGCCGCGCTCGATCCGCGCACAGCGGACTTTGTCTTGCAGCTGACTCAGCGCATTGTCAAAGAAAAACAACTGACCACTATGATGGTGACCCACAGCATGCGCCAAGCACTGGATGTGGGCGATCGCACTATCATGCTGCACCAAGGGCAAGTGGTTCTGGATGTCAGTGGCGACAAGCGTAAAGGGTTAGACGTGCCCGACTTGCTCGCAATGTTTGAACAAGTACGCGGCGAAAAGCTGGCCGACGACGCTTTACTGCTCAGCTAA